The Cygnus olor isolate bCygOlo1 chromosome 28, bCygOlo1.pri.v2, whole genome shotgun sequence genome segment TAGCCCTTCATCTTGGCGAAAACCAGGTCCCCGCATTTGTACTCCTTCTGCCGGTTGGACCGGGACatgggggcggccggggggggggggggggggggggggggggggaaattagggctggggggggggggagagagaaaagggagggggggaaaaaggggcgAAGTTTGGGAGCccggcaaaaaaaaaaaaaaaaaaaattaaaaatttaaaaaataaaataaaataaaataaaataaaataaagggggtggggggaaataaaaagcgtggggggggggaataaaggggggggagggaggaaggcgGCGGGCCCCCACCGCAgcgcggcgcggggggggcggcggcggccccggtgCTAGgagcggcgcggcgcggcgggccCCTGCCCCATGCAGTTGTTTGTGTTTGAATTCAACTGcgccctcccccggccccccccaaatcccttcttcttccccccccccacccccaaaaaaaaaaaaaaaaaaaaaaaaaaagggaggaaaaaaaaaaaaagaggaaaaaatccccTCCCCGCCGCTCGAGGCGCTCCGCGCTCCCTTGGCCGGCCTGGCGCACGCGCGCTCCCGTTTGCGCGCACCCCCCCCCCGTGCAGGGTCACgtctgcaaaaataattaacacGCCCCTAATTAGCGATGCGTGTTCGTAAGGgtggtgttttggggggggaggggggaatgccgggggggggctctggcCCGAGCGCCGGCGCTCGCCTCCTTTTGTGAGCCAAGAAATTTGGGGATTAATTAATTGGGGAAGAGATTTGGGAAttaatttgggaagaaaataggGAATTAATGTGGGGAAAAAACTGGGAATTAATTTGGGAAATAATGTGGGGAGAAAGTTGGGAATTAATTTGGGAAtaaatttgggaagaaaattgggaatttgggaagaaaatttGGAATTAACTTGGGAAGAAATTTtggaaattaattaaatacaaccgccccccccccccccccccccagttttaATTCCTGCTCAGGGAAGGGGCACCAGGCTGCCGGTGCATCTCTGTAGTGCCAAGTCCCAAACTGGGGTGTTTTCGTGGGGTTTTTGCCCAGAAAAGCCCCAAAATcccaaataatttcttttagaaattcCCCAGCGCTGTGCGGGGTACCGGGATTAATCCGGGTGtgcaaaatgaaacatgaagAAGAATctttgggtgctgggggggggctgggaccGGGTCCGTCCTTCAGTGGCTAATtttgggggtctgggggggttCCCCTCCTGCATGgtccccccagacccccctaAATTCTCGCCCTGGGGTTCTGCACGGAGAACCCGGCTCAGATCCTCAGCCTCCCGGGGTCCTCGGCTGGAGGCTTCTCCTTGCACCCCCCGCCCGCTTTCCTTGCCCGAATTTCTCCTAATTAGCCCCGAAACAGCTCAAACAACCAGCAGGAGGGGGCACAGCGGAACGCGGCACCCCATTGTCGGGGGGGGCCCAGCCCGAGGAATTTGGGGAGGCGAAGGCGAGCGTGGCCCGCCCGTCCGCCCCCACAGACCTTCGTCCCCCCGGTCCCTGCCGTCACCGCCCTGTAGCGCCCGCGCCCCTCGCGTGGCCCCGCTGTTTGTGGGGTCTCTCCGGCTTCCCTTCCCAGGATCGGGTCCCCGCGGGCTGGGGTTGCTCTGTGGGGTGCTGAGCACACGGGGGAACGCGTGTCAGGGCCGAGAGCGGGGCTCGCCATTCGGGCACGCGGGGAGGCCATAACCGTGGGGAAAGGGGGTTGGGACCGACATGGAGGAAGCCAAACCGGCCCCACAGATGCAGGagcatcttcctcctcctcctcctcctcctcctcctcctcctcctcctcctccagcacagccctgggactagggcaggagcaggggatggtgccagggcaggaggaggttTGGGACAGGGTCACGAGCAGGAGATGGGGCCAGGGCACAAGCAGGTGTGGGAATGGGACAGGAACATGGTGTAGgactggggcaggagcaggtgTAGGAGACTGGACACAAACAGGTACGGGGCTGAGGCGTTATAGGACTAGGACGGGAACAGATATGGGGCCAGGGCGGGAGCAGTGTGTGGGACTGGGGCAGTGTATGGGACTAGGACAGGCAAAGGTTATGGGACTGGGACAGAAACAGGTATGGGACCAGAGCAGGGTGTAGGATTGGGGCCAGAGCAGGTTATGGGGCCAGGACACAGACAGGTATGAGGCAGGCACAGTGCATGGGACCGGGGCAGGTTATGTGGTCGGAGCAGTGTATGGGACCAGGACAGGTTATGGGGTTGGAGCAGTGTATGGGAGCGGATCAGGTTGTGGGGTCGGAGCAGTGTACGGGACTGGGGCAGGTTGTGGGGTCAGAGCAGTGCATGGGACCAGGACAGGTTATGGGGTCAGAGCAGTGTATGGGACCGGGGCAGGTTGTGGGGTCGGAGCAGTGTACAGGACCGAGGCACATTATGGGACCAGGGCAGGCGCAGGTATGGGAGCGAGGCAGGTTTTGGGGCTGGTGCCCGTCTCCCCACGCCGCCCCCTCCCTCACGCCCTGCTCAAGGCCCCGGGCGCAGCCCCGCGTCCATTTTCcccgggccccgctccccgcccgccgccgctcaGCAAATGGCTGCaccgggggggagggggcaccgGGCCCGGGGCCTCGCCGTGACAACGGCaccaagatggcggcggggcgcggggtACGCCGGGAGCTGTAGTCCCCCGCTCGAGCTGCCCTCACTCGGCTGCGCGGCCTGCGtggggggcggcgcgggggctgctgggagttgtagtccgGCGGGGGCCGCGGCCTCGCACACGAGGCGCCGGGGGAGGCTCGGAGCGGGGGGAGCGGAGCCCCCCGGGCCCGAGGCTGGGCGTCGAGGGGGAGGCCGAGGCCTTTGCTCCCCGCGGgggcagccgcccccccccccccccaccacacGGCCTCCAGGAGGCCCTCGGCCTCCCCGCGGCCTCTCTCTGCCTCGCCCcgctcctcccccccccctccgccatgtcagctccttcccccccctcccatCCCCACGGCCCGCCCCCGATCGCGGACTTCACTTCCCATGAtgccccgcggcggggcccgctgggaggcgggcggcgggcggcgcgcgggggctgccgggagcTGTAGTTCGCCGGCCGGGCAACGGCGGCGGAGCGGGCGGGTGGGGGGGGTGTCGAGCGCGGCCGGCGGCCATTATCTGCGAGCGCGGAGCCGGGCGCTGGGGCCGCGGAGGCggctgctgcggggccgggggggggcagccaTGGCGGCTTAGCTTcgcccccccttccctccccttcgTCCCCGGCAGGCCGCGGCCTAGCCGGCGGGGCGGATCCTCGGCCTCGCGTagcgcccgccgcccgccgggggCTGCCCTGGCCGGGGGGGGCCATGTCCCTGGTGGCCTACGCCAGCAGCGAGGAGGACAGCGAGGCGGAGGGGGCCGCGGGcgaggcggaggaggaggaagaggagggggaggatgaggaggaggaggaggaggaggaggaggccctgcctcggcccccggccccccagccGCAGCCTCGGGGCCTCTTCGCCGCGCTGCcgccccccaaaaccccccagcccccccccggcggcttccccccgccgccgccgccgcctcccctcGCGGGGCCCCCGGCCGCCCTCAGGGCCTTCGGAACCCCCCCGGCGGGCAGGAGCCCGGCCTCGGCCTCCGCGGCCAGCGACGGCGGCCCCGaggagcggccccggcccggggggctgctgctgcccccccccagaAACGCCGccggcgctgccccggcccTCGGCTTGGGCCTTGCGGCCTCCGCcgccctgcccggggctgggggggatcTGAGCCTCCCCAGGGCGAAGAAGAGGACGGAGCCGGTGAAGATCGTGGTGCCCGAGCTGCACCAGGGAGATGTGAGTATGGAACGAGCCCCCCCATCCCTCCGGCCTCCGGCCTCTCCTGGCGCTGCTGGTGTGGCAGTGACAGGGAGGTTTGTCCCGGCTGCCGGCCCTAATCCTAAAGCGCTTTGCGGAGTTAAACTGATGCAGAAACCTTATTTGCGATTGTAATGCCCCCAAACCCCGATTATCCGCACCCTTCTTTATTCCCGACGCTAGCGAGTCGATGGTTTGGAGCCGCGTGGCCTTGGTTGGGAGCGTCCCCAAAAAGTCCAcgtttctcttcattttcttcttttgtttgctcTGAGATGAGTAGCTCTCCCTGACAGCGTGTTGTTTATCTCCCTAAAGACTCTAGGTGTCCTCCAGACCTCGAGGTAATCgtttctctctcagctcttgcttttttttttatggttgcCCCGTGCTTTATGGGGTTCCTCAGCACCCAAGCCAGCTGGTGGCCGGCTGCAGCACCCACACCGCCAGCTGGTACCAGGAGCAGagaacccccagctccctctcccccctttttttttttttaacatctgtgcATGCCCGTTGACCACCAGAAGCACGGTGGGACCTGGCAACGACGCAGCTCTTCCCGTCCCGGAGCCCACGTGggactttttctttctgtcctgttGGGATTATGGCTCGAGGGTCGGCGTTTTGGGGACACGAGGGAGCTGCCCCCTCCCTTGGGGTGGCACATCTGGCTTTGCCGGAGCAGCAGGGGCACGGCAAGAGAGGGCGAGAGGGACGCGCGCCTGCCAGCCGGCCCCGAGCCGTGTTGCTGCTCGCCAGCAGCCTGCCCCGTTTGGCAAACTGGGGAGCCcgagctcctcctggcaccgcTCCCAAAACGCGGCAGAGGGGCAGCTAAATCCAGCAGGGCGTGCTTGGGGCTGCGTCTGTCGGCACCAGGACAACTTGCTGCGGAGCCCAGCCTCGGTCCGTGGGAGCCCAGCCTTCCTGAGGAGCTGCTTTCCTCGTCGCAGGCAGGGGACGGGAGGAAGAGCGCAGTGACTTCACGGGAGGAAGGCCCCAGGGCCCTCCCTGCCGCCCACCTCCCGTTTCCCATCTGATTTTAAAGCCTTCAGCCGGTTCTGACGGCGATCGGCACGCGCCGGGCTGCGGGACGCACGGGGCACCCTTGTAGCAGGAGGTTTGGGTTCGTCCCGTCCCCTCACCCCCACTTTGTGCTTCCTCGCTTTCTTGCAGCACCTCAGAACAGGGGCTCCGTGATAACCCCAGTTTTAGGGCTCTTAGCTCCCTCCTTGCTTTTACGATCGCCGAAATAAGCTCGAGTGAGAGGAGAttccttcttctcccttctttccccaCCCCTAGCTCTGACCAGAAGCGCTGCAGGTCCTCGAGGTGGCGAAGAGAAGCACCTGCAAAACCGAGCTGCTGCCGGCGGCGCCCGCTCGAGATTCCCCAAATCCCTCTGCCCGTCGCTGCCTTCCTCgccccgtcctcctcctcctcctccctgcagagcctcctGCCCCTTTGGGTTGCCCCTGCGGGGAGGTTCCCGGGCTGGCTCCTCTCTCTCCGAAACGCAGCCACCGGGTTTTATTGCTGCTCCCGACTCTTTTTATTTACGCGCGGCCTTCTTCTTTGTCCTGTTTTATAATTCAGATGGCGAACTGGCAGAGGACCTCGTTTCCTGTAATCCCTTTAAAGCGCTCTGCAGAGCCATAAAATGATAAAGGCGCTCGGGGCCTCTTCCGATGGCCAGGCTTTGCGCCCTGGTTTTTGATGGGCGTTTAACAGCTCCAGAGCCCTTGTGAAGGCTCCCCGTCCATCCCGTGCGTTGTGTGCTTCGTGCTTCCCCCCGTTAACCTAACCCTGTTGCTTTGAAAGGGAGCGCTCCCCTTCTGCCGCGCAGCTCGAGTTCTTTGCCTTGCTTTCGGTtgatttttcctgtgattttttgtcttttttctaaagaatatCCGAGCGGCTGGCTTCCGAAGTGCTGGGGAGGGAGTCACCTATCTACGAGCTGGGTTTCTCTGCCCGCCCGCTCTGCTTTAgagcagcagtaaaaaaaaaaaaacttgaaaattcGGGATTTTGGTTCACAAATCCCCTTTTGCACCCTGAGTTGGGTGACCGAGCTCAAGCTGGAGGTCAGCTTTTGGTTGTTGCTCTGACGGGGCTGCAAGAAGTGATGCCGGCTTGTTTGCAAAGCTTgtcttttagtttttttttccccctcgttttattttctgcctctgcCCAGACCACAGGAGACGCAGCTGTCTCTAAATAACGCCAGGTACCGTGGCCCTGCGCGTGCTGCGGGCAGCACATTTGGCTTTGCTCTCTCTTTGCTCTGCCGCAGATGCCTCAGCGGGAGCGCGACGGAGCCTGACCGCAGCCCGCTGTTGCTTTTCGGCCGGGCTCCTGGCAGGTCCTGAGCCCAGACCTGTGCTGCTGCGACTCCTCGCTGTTCAAAGCGAAAACTGACAAGTTGCTTAGTGGCTGATGGTTGGTTTTTTGATATCTCAGGTTGTGctgagctctgtttttctttctcagtcaGATTCAGAGGAAGATGAACCAGCAAGGAAGAAAAGTCCTCTTCAGGTGAGTGCCGGGTACATtgaattaaatgaatttcacaGCAAATAAGCATTTGGCTGAGGATCTTGGGCGTCCTCCCTTGTAAATTAGTCACTCTGATTAGTGCAGAGCAGTCTGGGGATAAAAATTCCTGGGGTGGCAAGTCCCTTTTGGGTGAAATTTCCTAAATTTAAGTTTCAGACGAAATATGCCTTCATTTGGGGAGCAGGCAGATATTGGCAAGCCCCggttttcctttaaaagcccCGCCAGCCCTTTGTGCGAGGAAGCCCTGCGGCGCGTTGGAAGTAGCGAGCAGTTGTGCTGAGCCATGGGAAACCCATTAATGCCGTTAGAACTGGAGGGGATAATTGGCAGGGAGTCAGGCAAACGGAATCATCTCGCTCACTTCTCTTATTTCTGTCATCCATTTGCCCTGCACGGAACTCACCAGGGACGCGGCGAGGGCTCTGGCTTGTCCGCTCTGCTTCCTCAACCCAAGAACTTGACGGTGAAAGAGACCAATCGGTTACTTTTGCCCTACGCTTTCTCGAGGAAAGCAGCCGACAACGCCTCCGAGGCGAAGCCCGCGAAggcccccacctcctcctccaaacCCAAACCTCCGTCCAAGCCGGCGGTGGCCACGACTCCTTCCCCCTCTGCCATCAAAGCCGCCGCCAAGAGCGCCGCCCTCCAGGTAACCAAGCAGATCACGCAGGAAGAGGACGACAGCGACGACGAGGTCGAGCCAGAGAACTACTTCTCCTTGTCTGACAGGAGCGAGCCCGGCCTTGTGGCCGCCGAGACGTACATGTGCTCCGGCACGGTGGTGGCGGAGGACCCGCCGCCCGGGACGGAGCCCGAGCCTCAGTTCCACGACGCTGCTGCCAACGCCCCTCTGGAATTCAAGACGGGCGCGGGTTCCAGCGGCGCTCAGCACAGCTGGCTGCCCAAGGCTGGAGAAGAGTACGGCGGCCAGCCCTACGGCCAGTTCCCTGCTTACGGCGACGCCGGCGTGACGGGTGCTTATTACCAGGTGGGTTAATTTTCCCCCTGGCCGGCGGGGGAGGAGCTCGATGGGGCTGCCCTGaagagggagctggggcaggaggctcTGAGTTAGTTCCCGAAGCAGCCTGGGGGTTGTGGGAATCTCTCCCAGCTGAGCTCACAGGGACGAGGGGCAGGGATCCAGAGCACTTAGTACGGCAGGGCTCCTCTGGCAGGAGAGCCACGGGTGCTCTTTGCTGGATAAATGTTTAATGGGCCCGCTCGCTTTAAAACGCCCCAGCAGAACTGTCCCTGCCGTTGTCTGGGTGCAGAGCCAGGGCTTGCCAGGGCCGACGGCTGAAGCCAGCTTGTTTCTAGCAATTCAGCGGAGCGTTTGCTGTCGGGTACCTCTGACAAAACGCCCTGTGCTCTTCAGCAGTGCCGGAGTAATGAGGTGTAAGTAACGACTGCCTCTGCCAGCCTCGGGAGGAGGCGCACGTGTCACGTGCCGTGCTCCCCAGAGGGTGGACAAAATCCTCGGTGAGAAACCAGCGGCTCACCGGGGGAGGTACGAGGCGCAGCGCTGCCTCTCAGGGcccctgtgtgttttttttactcCGGGATCAGTCTCGCTTTGCTGCGGTGACCAACTGGTTTCCCTTTGCCGACAGGATTACTACAGCAGTGGCTACTACCAGGAGGTGGAACCAGCCCAGGGCGCGCCGCAGGAGATGAGCACCGACTCCTCCTTCCTAGACGACGAAGCGGTTGGCACTTTACTCTCTATCCCACCGAGGACTTTGCGTTTAAGCTCTGCTAGGACGTAGGACCTGCTCGGCAGCCCCGGGCCTGAGCTGCGCTCTGTGCCGAGCCAGACCCCATTGCTGCTCCGTGGGGTCTAGGGCTGTGTCGTGGACACGCTGCGCCCTTCCAGCAGTGTGTTGGGCCGCTGCTCCAGGTGGATTTGC includes the following:
- the PRCC gene encoding proline-rich protein PRCC translates to MSLVAYASSEEDSEAEGAAGEAEEEEEEGEDEEEEEEEEEALPRPPAPQPQPRGLFAALPPPKTPQPPPGGFPPPPPPPPLAGPPAALRAFGTPPAGRSPASASAASDGGPEERPRPGGLLLPPPRNAAGAAPALGLGLAASAALPGAGGDLSLPRAKKRTEPVKIVVPELHQGDSDSEEDEPARKKSPLQGRGEGSGLSALLPQPKNLTVKETNRLLLPYAFSRKAADNASEAKPAKAPTSSSKPKPPSKPAVATTPSPSAIKAAAKSAALQVTKQITQEEDDSDDEVEPENYFSLSDRSEPGLVAAETYMCSGTVVAEDPPPGTEPEPQFHDAAANAPLEFKTGAGSSGAQHSWLPKAGEEYGGQPYGQFPAYGDAGVTGAYYQDYYSSGYYQEVEPAQGAPQEMSTDSSFLDDEAFKRLQGKRNRGREEINFVDIKGDDQLSGAQQWLTKSLTEEKTMKSFSKKKGDQPTGQQRRKHQITYLIHQAKERELELKNTWSENKLSRRQTQAKYGF